From a region of the Candidatus Eisenbacteria bacterium genome:
- a CDS encoding response regulator — translation MTAWSFNRKLITGVGVICLFAILTSAASLFASRVLIANSERVATGEGRDLAEAQALRLVAVKSIGDVHACLLTGGRDCARSARTGSTEAQGLIDRLRSRSTDPELRALLERVAVAERAHQDAFARALKANDGSPPPVTGVHAELVLSLGAELDRTLAALVAFTESANLRSLAPARIAVDRAEAVLIVITILTILLLGLLCLLLVGALNTSYRQQSTARTAAEHDQSKARETLSEVEAASQLKDEFLATVSHELRNPLAPILTWTQLLRSGTLDPEKTQRALEVIERNVTSQAKLIDDLVDVSRVVSGKFRLDVRPIDLMPVIKAAVDAQIPASDAKQIRLQVVLDERSGFVSGDSERLQQVMSNLVSNAIKFTPKGGRVQVVLQRAESHVEVTVSDNGLGIDSEFLPHVFEPFRQATVGSMRRHGGLGLGLSIVRHIVELHGGEITAFSGGSDRGSKFTIKFPLLATAGQGGELSQRHPIARDTLADVDLGRLDGVRVLLVDDEPSASEALHVLFKSCGADARVAGSAAQALELFEEWQPDVLVSDIAMPGEDGYSLIRKIRQRSKARGGSVPALALTAYAKIEDRVTILAAGFQMYLSKPADPNELVAVVSSLTKRRGLSEPRLVS, via the coding sequence GTGACGGCATGGTCTTTCAATCGCAAGTTGATCACCGGCGTCGGCGTGATCTGTCTGTTCGCGATTCTGACCAGCGCCGCGTCTCTGTTCGCCTCTCGCGTGCTGATTGCGAACTCCGAACGCGTTGCCACCGGGGAGGGCCGTGATCTCGCCGAGGCTCAAGCGCTGCGACTCGTCGCCGTCAAGAGCATTGGGGATGTCCACGCCTGCCTGCTGACCGGAGGCAGAGATTGCGCGCGGTCGGCTCGGACCGGAAGCACCGAGGCGCAAGGTCTGATCGATCGCCTGCGATCGCGATCGACGGATCCTGAGCTCCGTGCGCTCCTCGAACGTGTTGCGGTGGCGGAGCGAGCCCACCAGGATGCGTTCGCTCGGGCACTCAAGGCGAACGACGGCTCGCCGCCGCCGGTGACCGGCGTCCATGCGGAGCTGGTCCTGTCGCTCGGCGCCGAGCTCGATCGGACACTTGCCGCACTCGTCGCCTTCACCGAATCCGCGAACCTTCGAAGCCTCGCACCCGCGCGAATTGCGGTCGATCGCGCGGAAGCGGTGTTGATCGTGATCACCATCCTCACGATTCTGTTGCTCGGACTGCTGTGCCTTCTGCTGGTCGGTGCGCTCAACACGAGCTACCGGCAGCAGTCGACCGCCCGTACGGCAGCTGAGCACGACCAGTCGAAAGCCAGGGAGACGCTTTCGGAGGTCGAGGCGGCGAGTCAGTTGAAGGACGAGTTCCTGGCCACGGTTTCTCACGAGCTTCGCAATCCGCTGGCTCCGATCCTCACCTGGACTCAGCTTCTGCGAAGCGGAACGCTCGACCCAGAAAAGACGCAGCGGGCGCTGGAGGTCATCGAGCGCAACGTCACTTCGCAGGCCAAGCTGATCGACGACCTCGTCGATGTCTCGCGCGTCGTGTCCGGCAAATTCCGACTCGATGTGCGACCCATCGACTTGATGCCGGTCATCAAGGCGGCGGTGGATGCGCAGATTCCGGCCAGCGACGCCAAACAGATCCGGCTGCAGGTGGTTCTGGATGAGCGCTCGGGATTCGTCTCGGGAGACTCCGAACGACTCCAGCAGGTCATGTCGAATCTGGTCTCGAATGCCATCAAGTTCACGCCCAAGGGCGGCCGCGTGCAGGTGGTGCTGCAGCGTGCGGAATCGCACGTCGAGGTCACCGTCAGCGACAATGGTCTCGGCATCGACTCCGAGTTCCTGCCGCACGTCTTCGAGCCCTTCCGTCAGGCGACCGTCGGATCGATGCGCCGTCACGGCGGGCTGGGTCTTGGGCTTTCGATCGTGCGCCATATCGTCGAGCTCCACGGAGGCGAGATCACCGCGTTCAGCGGCGGCTCCGACCGTGGCTCGAAGTTCACGATCAAGTTTCCGCTGCTGGCGACCGCCGGACAGGGTGGCGAGTTGTCACAGCGGCACCCGATCGCCCGCGACACGCTTGCCGATGTCGATCTCGGGCGCCTGGACGGGGTTCGCGTGCTGCTCGTCGACGACGAGCCGAGCGCCAGTGAAGCGCTGCACGTGCTCTTCAAGTCGTGCGGAGCAGATGCCCGGGTCGCGGGCTCGGCAGCCCAGGCGCTCGAGCTGTTCGAGGAATGGCAGCCGGACGTGCTGGTCTCCGACATCGCCATGCCAGGAGAAGATGGCTATTCGCTGATTCGCAAGATTCGACAACGCTCCAAAGCCCGGGGCGGAAGTGTGCCGGCACTGGCACTCACGGCTTACGCGAAGATCGAGGATCGCGTGACCATTCTGGCGGCGGGATTCCAGATGTATCTGTCGAAGCCGGCCGATCCCAACGAACTGGTCGCGGTCGTCAGCAGTCTCACGAAGCGGCGTGGATTGTCTGAGCCTCGGCTGGTGAGCTAG
- a CDS encoding sigma-54-dependent Fis family transcriptional regulator codes for MLRALFIDDDADFLLGLAEVATQEGFSVSTARSLAEAREQLANGAPDLVLVDLVLPDGDGIELLRELKEASSSDVILVSGMATVDSAIEALRLGALDYLTKPLDNRRLKAVLAHVLRVRSLKEEVGTLRGELRKFGRFGRLIGVSPAMQKVYDQMSKVAPTDATVFITGESGTGKELVAQTIFELSGRRRKPYLPLDFGSIPQNLIESELFGHERGSFTGATQLRRGCFERAAAGTLFLDEITEMPIELQVKLLRVLESGSLIRVGGDESVPVDVRLIAASNRIPKDALRDGKLREDLYYRINVFPIVLPPLREREGDSLLLADQMLETLNAAQGTSKRLSAEARDRIQAYPWPGNVRELRNEMQRAFIMYERVLELSELAAHSDPAAPAGEVSGSLDEAERHLILRTLEQFGGDKKKAAQTLGISLKTLYNRLHLYAER; via the coding sequence ATGCTCCGCGCGCTCTTCATCGACGATGATGCCGACTTCCTGCTCGGCCTGGCCGAGGTCGCTACGCAGGAGGGATTCTCCGTCAGCACCGCACGTTCACTGGCGGAAGCTCGCGAACAGCTCGCCAATGGCGCGCCCGATCTCGTCCTCGTGGATCTGGTGCTGCCGGATGGGGATGGCATCGAGCTGCTGCGGGAACTGAAGGAGGCGTCCAGTTCCGACGTCATCCTGGTCTCGGGCATGGCCACCGTGGACTCCGCGATCGAGGCGCTCCGACTCGGCGCGCTCGACTACCTCACGAAGCCGCTCGACAATCGACGGCTCAAGGCGGTGCTCGCGCACGTCCTGCGCGTGCGGTCGCTCAAGGAAGAAGTTGGCACGCTGCGCGGAGAGCTGCGCAAGTTCGGCCGCTTCGGTCGGCTGATCGGCGTCTCTCCGGCGATGCAGAAGGTCTACGACCAGATGTCGAAAGTTGCTCCGACCGATGCCACGGTCTTCATCACCGGCGAGAGCGGCACCGGCAAGGAGCTGGTCGCGCAGACGATCTTCGAGCTGAGCGGGCGTCGACGAAAGCCTTACCTTCCGCTCGATTTCGGCTCGATCCCCCAGAATCTGATCGAGAGCGAGTTGTTCGGCCACGAACGCGGGAGCTTCACCGGCGCGACTCAATTGCGTCGTGGCTGCTTCGAGCGGGCGGCGGCGGGCACGCTGTTTCTGGACGAGATCACCGAGATGCCGATCGAGCTGCAGGTGAAGCTGCTGCGCGTGCTCGAGTCCGGCTCGCTGATTCGCGTCGGGGGCGACGAGTCGGTTCCGGTCGACGTGCGCTTGATCGCCGCCTCCAATCGGATTCCGAAAGATGCCCTGCGCGACGGCAAGTTGCGCGAGGATCTGTACTATCGAATCAACGTCTTCCCGATCGTGCTGCCGCCGCTTCGCGAGCGCGAAGGTGACTCGCTGCTGCTGGCCGACCAGATGCTCGAGACCCTCAACGCGGCGCAGGGGACGTCCAAGCGGTTGAGTGCCGAGGCGCGCGATCGCATTCAGGCCTACCCGTGGCCCGGAAACGTCCGTGAGCTGAGAAACGAGATGCAGCGCGCGTTCATCATGTACGAGCGCGTGCTCGAACTTTCGGAGCTGGCGGCCCATTCCGACCCCGCGGCTCCGGCCGGCGAGGTGAGCGGATCGCTCGATGAAGCCGAGCGTCACCTGATTCTGCGAACGCTCGAGCAATTCGGCGGCGACAAGAAGAAGGCGGCGCAGACTCTGGGGATCAGCCTGAAGACGCTCTACAACCGTCTTCACCTCTACGCCGAGCGCTGA
- a CDS encoding ankyrin repeat domain-containing protein has translation MPLVREFVGAAHGNLDRTREMLDAEPGLLNATWDWKSGDFETAIGGAGHMGRRDIAELLIGRGARLDLFVAAMLGQLDLVKATLTAYPALAQSKGPHGISLIRHAQAGGAQAAPVLEYLESLPRG, from the coding sequence TTGCCACTGGTACGAGAGTTCGTGGGAGCGGCACACGGGAACCTCGACAGGACGCGCGAGATGCTCGACGCCGAACCGGGTCTGCTCAATGCCACCTGGGATTGGAAATCCGGCGACTTCGAGACTGCCATCGGTGGAGCGGGGCACATGGGCCGGCGCGACATCGCGGAACTGCTGATCGGTCGTGGCGCACGCCTCGACCTGTTCGTTGCCGCGATGCTCGGTCAACTCGATCTGGTGAAGGCGACGCTCACGGCGTATCCCGCGCTCGCGCAGTCCAAGGGACCTCACGGGATCTCGCTGATTCGTCATGCTCAGGCCGGCGGCGCGCAGGCGGCACCGGTGCTCGAGTATCTGGAATCCCTACCGCGAGGCTGA
- a CDS encoding two pore domain potassium channel family protein, which produces MLIGLTGAALIATILWDAFETVLVPRRIGRRIRLTRYFYMASWRVWRAAAQSIRKPSRREALLGFFGPISLILLLICWATGLIVAFTLLHLSATAGDGVSPGRLGLLLYMSGETFFTLGYGDFTPSTGFGRALSVLESGLGFAFLGTVVGYLPTIYSAFAQREVEISLMDARAGSPPTAAEFLSRMPASGADSFSDALLSGWERWSAQLLEAHISYPQLAYYRSQHSNQSWLGTLVTILDSTALMLARVESPPNRQTSLTFAMARHALVDISHLFVPRFTPGAPDRLPGEALQQLRDRLAGTPHEVPAGVEFEHRLSDLRRLYEPYAQALGFHLLFELPPWIHAQPGRDNWHGGPWDRAIAAQEKSTHRRDDHF; this is translated from the coding sequence GTGCTGATCGGTCTCACCGGTGCGGCGTTGATCGCGACGATCCTGTGGGATGCCTTCGAGACCGTGCTGGTTCCGCGCCGCATCGGACGTCGCATTCGGCTCACGCGCTACTTCTACATGGCGTCGTGGCGCGTGTGGCGAGCGGCGGCGCAGTCGATCCGCAAACCCTCGAGGCGCGAGGCTTTACTCGGGTTCTTCGGGCCGATCTCCTTGATCCTGCTTCTGATCTGCTGGGCAACGGGGCTCATCGTGGCTTTCACGCTGCTGCATCTGTCGGCCACCGCCGGCGACGGCGTCAGTCCCGGCCGGCTCGGGCTACTCCTCTACATGAGCGGCGAGACCTTCTTCACGCTCGGCTACGGTGATTTCACCCCGTCGACCGGATTCGGCCGTGCGCTCTCGGTGCTCGAGTCCGGACTCGGATTCGCCTTTCTGGGCACCGTGGTCGGCTACCTGCCGACCATCTACTCGGCGTTCGCGCAGCGCGAGGTCGAAATCTCGCTCATGGATGCGCGTGCAGGTTCACCGCCGACCGCGGCGGAATTCCTGAGTCGCATGCCGGCGTCGGGAGCGGATTCGTTCAGCGACGCGCTGCTCAGCGGATGGGAGCGCTGGTCGGCGCAGTTGCTGGAAGCCCACATCTCTTATCCGCAGCTCGCCTACTACCGATCACAGCACAGCAACCAGTCGTGGCTGGGAACCCTCGTCACGATTCTCGATTCGACGGCGCTGATGCTCGCCCGCGTCGAGTCGCCACCCAACCGTCAGACGTCGCTCACCTTTGCGATGGCGCGGCACGCGCTCGTGGACATCTCGCACCTGTTCGTGCCGCGCTTCACGCCCGGCGCACCGGACCGATTGCCAGGTGAGGCGCTCCAGCAGCTTCGGGACCGGCTCGCGGGCACGCCGCACGAGGTGCCTGCCGGCGTGGAGTTCGAGCATCGATTGTCCGATCTGCGGCGACTGTACGAACCCTATGCTCAGGCGCTCGGCTTCCATCTGCTGTTCGAGCTGCCGCCGTGGATTCACGCGCAGCCCGGCCGCGACAATTGGCACGGCGGGCCGTGGGATCGAGCGATCGCCGCGCAGGAGAAGTCGACTCACCGGCGCGACGATCACTTCTGA
- a CDS encoding HDOD domain-containing protein produces the protein MAQIESKPAAGTGGDARALLLERLNSGHLVLPVIPTAATQVLQASRNENTATSKIAESLSSDPALAAHVLRAANSAAYAASEPIVSLSQAVIRIGLTTVSQIALAACMKAKLFQAGGYVDLVSPVWPRSAMAAIWAREIARVKDRDVEGAFLLGLLHDIGRPVVIQALLDLEKRNNVRYGEAQARVAMDYLHPMVGAALMRQWKMQDWMADAIAWHEDPMSAPQHREEALTASLAQRLAYWTLEGDANDASQLREDEVPPALGFDSEDLEKLLEQRDRVCSKAEALV, from the coding sequence ATGGCTCAAATCGAGTCGAAGCCCGCCGCCGGGACCGGCGGAGACGCGCGCGCCCTGCTGCTCGAACGCCTCAATTCGGGGCATCTGGTGCTGCCCGTCATTCCGACCGCCGCGACCCAGGTCCTGCAGGCTTCTCGCAACGAGAACACCGCGACCAGCAAGATCGCGGAGTCGCTGAGCTCCGACCCCGCGCTCGCCGCGCACGTACTGCGCGCCGCGAACTCGGCGGCCTACGCGGCCTCCGAGCCGATCGTCTCCCTGTCGCAGGCCGTGATTCGAATCGGACTCACCACCGTTTCGCAGATCGCACTTGCGGCGTGCATGAAAGCCAAGCTCTTTCAGGCCGGCGGCTACGTGGACCTGGTCTCACCGGTGTGGCCGCGCTCGGCGATGGCCGCAATCTGGGCACGCGAGATCGCACGCGTGAAGGACCGCGATGTTGAAGGCGCCTTTCTGCTCGGGCTTCTGCACGACATCGGACGCCCGGTCGTCATCCAGGCGTTGCTGGATCTCGAGAAGCGCAACAACGTCCGCTACGGCGAGGCCCAGGCGCGAGTCGCGATGGACTACCTGCATCCGATGGTCGGCGCGGCGCTGATGCGGCAGTGGAAGATGCAGGACTGGATGGCCGACGCGATCGCCTGGCACGAGGATCCCATGTCGGCGCCACAGCATCGGGAAGAGGCGCTCACCGCATCGCTCGCCCAGCGGCTCGCGTATTGGACGCTCGAGGGCGACGCGAACGACGCATCGCAGCTGCGTGAAGACGAAGTGCCACCGGCGCTCGGATTCGATTCCGAGGACCTCGAGAAGCTGCTGGAGCAGCGCGATCGAGTGTGTTCGAAAGCCGAGGCGCTGGTCTGA
- a CDS encoding SpoIIE family protein phosphatase: MDRGASSHLLTWMLLPVSAVLVISALTLARQPYTGLMLRGDWVAAVDPGSPGERAGLARGDRLIPLADRPRGGDLDHPLASARPGHELRLLRERAGALVEVAVLAAPLPDRERRMMAMLLAVASGFVVLGGWVWSERRDLLTRTFYLSCLAFAWLLAPLPRFETDVARALYEDLYSGVTLFLPALFIHFFAMFPEGLRPTGIRGRVGSIGYGIATALFTIALVLHLVGSLRNGATPFADLLQGVAGLWFAAGWLIALVLFVRSYRRVRTADARRRLRVALIGTVLGAGPLAALVAIHNLQPGTSLPAERWAVVLTLLVPGGFAWATVVHRIFEFRVALRAAIGMTLLAASVASVFFLGEWLSAAWRADLGAGIGGGALALLALVASVAGPARGVIREVGRRMVPEREADSLAEWLVHSPAARRGSLDAILEAACEGLTTRLKLDGCAVVEFSTAGPVPRARVGEMTTPALLPGFASRLEGRAGVLAVADEPLLAEFRRVLDAAGVSWVVPFGGRGASSVLLLGRRLAGAWLGVSEQRELQLFAEQLEVLIENATLRQAASAHGAMDREMTRAGAIQAHLLPRRLPRHASLDCAAGTLSSKAVGGDYYDFVEGHAGQFTLAVGDAAGKGVPAALMGAWVQACFRNQARRGSRPARVLGVLNHELVALEQPDAFVALLCAHVDVPAGRMRLANAGLTPPLLRRGDGSIEEFTEGGVLLGVAARSEYPEVAIQLAAGDIVLLYTDGLTEARRGDEMFGTDRLRGVLTSHAARPAADIVAALLSAVHEFTDEPPDDMTVVVLKQVASAVGARRSARQDGLKWSEQPADALR, translated from the coding sequence ATGGATCGCGGCGCGTCGTCTCACCTCCTCACATGGATGTTGCTGCCGGTTTCCGCGGTGCTCGTGATTTCGGCACTGACGCTGGCGCGTCAGCCGTATACCGGGCTGATGCTGCGCGGCGATTGGGTGGCGGCGGTCGATCCAGGGAGCCCCGGAGAGCGAGCCGGGCTGGCGCGCGGTGATCGGCTGATTCCGCTTGCCGATCGCCCCCGTGGCGGAGACCTCGATCATCCACTGGCTTCTGCCCGGCCAGGACACGAGCTCCGACTGCTGCGCGAACGCGCCGGCGCGCTGGTCGAAGTCGCGGTCCTAGCGGCACCACTTCCCGATCGCGAGCGTCGCATGATGGCGATGCTGCTGGCGGTTGCGTCCGGATTCGTGGTGCTCGGCGGCTGGGTATGGAGCGAACGCCGAGACCTGCTCACGCGCACGTTCTATCTTTCGTGCCTGGCTTTCGCATGGTTGCTCGCACCACTTCCGCGCTTCGAAACCGACGTCGCGCGCGCTCTCTACGAGGATCTGTACTCGGGCGTCACGCTCTTCCTGCCGGCCTTGTTCATTCACTTCTTCGCGATGTTTCCCGAAGGGCTTCGTCCGACTGGGATCCGCGGCCGTGTGGGCTCGATCGGATACGGAATCGCCACGGCTCTCTTCACGATTGCGCTGGTGCTCCACCTGGTGGGCTCGCTGCGAAACGGAGCGACACCGTTCGCCGATCTGCTGCAGGGAGTGGCGGGGCTGTGGTTCGCGGCGGGCTGGCTGATCGCTCTGGTGTTGTTCGTACGTTCCTATCGCCGGGTTCGAACCGCGGATGCGCGGCGCCGATTGCGCGTCGCGCTAATCGGCACGGTACTGGGGGCAGGTCCGCTTGCGGCACTGGTCGCGATTCACAATCTACAGCCTGGAACCTCGCTGCCCGCCGAGCGCTGGGCCGTGGTCCTCACGCTGCTGGTGCCGGGCGGTTTCGCATGGGCGACCGTCGTCCATCGCATCTTCGAGTTCCGAGTGGCATTGCGGGCGGCGATCGGAATGACGTTGCTCGCGGCGTCGGTCGCGTCGGTGTTCTTCCTTGGCGAGTGGCTGTCTGCGGCGTGGCGAGCCGATCTCGGCGCCGGCATCGGCGGCGGCGCGCTGGCGCTGCTGGCACTGGTGGCCTCGGTCGCGGGCCCGGCGCGCGGAGTGATTCGCGAGGTGGGGCGTCGCATGGTCCCGGAACGTGAGGCCGACTCGCTGGCGGAGTGGCTGGTCCACAGCCCGGCCGCGCGCCGCGGCTCGCTCGACGCGATTCTCGAAGCGGCATGCGAGGGACTGACGACGCGGCTCAAGCTCGATGGCTGCGCGGTGGTCGAATTCTCGACTGCGGGGCCGGTTCCGCGCGCACGTGTGGGAGAGATGACGACCCCGGCGCTGCTCCCCGGGTTCGCAAGCCGACTCGAGGGGCGGGCGGGCGTGCTCGCGGTCGCCGACGAGCCTTTGCTGGCGGAGTTTCGACGGGTTCTGGACGCGGCCGGCGTGAGCTGGGTGGTGCCGTTCGGCGGGCGCGGAGCGAGTTCGGTGCTGTTGCTCGGCCGGCGCCTTGCCGGGGCATGGCTCGGGGTTTCCGAGCAGCGCGAGTTGCAGCTGTTCGCCGAGCAGCTCGAGGTACTGATCGAGAACGCGACTCTGCGACAGGCCGCCAGTGCACACGGCGCGATGGATCGCGAAATGACGCGCGCGGGCGCCATCCAGGCGCACTTGCTGCCGCGGCGACTGCCGCGCCACGCCTCGCTCGACTGCGCGGCGGGTACCCTGTCGTCGAAGGCGGTGGGTGGCGACTACTACGACTTCGTCGAGGGTCATGCGGGGCAGTTCACGCTGGCGGTCGGGGACGCGGCCGGCAAGGGTGTGCCGGCTGCTTTGATGGGCGCGTGGGTGCAGGCGTGTTTTCGCAATCAGGCGCGACGCGGCTCCCGGCCGGCGAGAGTCCTCGGGGTGCTCAATCACGAGCTGGTCGCGCTCGAGCAGCCGGACGCGTTCGTGGCGCTGCTGTGCGCTCACGTCGATGTACCGGCGGGGCGGATGCGACTCGCGAACGCCGGACTCACGCCTCCGCTGCTGCGACGTGGAGACGGCTCGATTGAAGAATTCACCGAGGGCGGTGTGTTGCTGGGAGTCGCGGCGCGCTCCGAGTATCCGGAAGTGGCGATCCAGCTGGCGGCCGGCGACATCGTGCTTCTCTACACGGATGGCCTCACCGAGGCGCGCCGAGGCGACGAGATGTTCGGCACCGATCGATTGCGCGGCGTGCTCACGAGCCATGCGGCGCGACCGGCCGCCGACATCGTGGCGGCGCTGCTCTCGGCGGTGCACGAGTTCACAGACGAGCCGCCCGACGACATGACGGTGGTGGTGCTGAAGCAGGTCGCGAGCGCGGTCGGCGCCCGGCGGTCCGCCCGGCAGGATGGGCTCAAGTGGAGCGAGCAGCCGGCCGATGCCCTGAGGTGA
- a CDS encoding DUF2723 domain-containing protein, producing the protein MSPSDARLSPYPVAAAALSALAIAVLLLPGAPGMGDSAELTMALALAGIAHPTGYPLYVMVGHLFVNAAHTLGASWVLAANLWSAVGAAVAAGAFARLVQHVAAACQEETSRSGRPPHSAAACAVAIAFPVAALMLHPVWILSATIAEVYSWSNACLLLAAAFLIGQLRQLSGAQASHDWMSALIWGLLCGLCGTRHATSVLFIVPMSVALVIARARARRSLAAWAMVVVAAALLPLASYGWIAWRAAHPAAYQWPVSPTFESFLLHVRGANYAGLLGHFAPGREEWSLIRSTLMPWIVPGLLLGSILTTRVTAGPTRWGLLALFAGAVLQLTFIFSYGVHDSGLYFLPVLMVSLLASTPLLLWLARRASIVAAIAAASAVLVVLATTSIPRALREREELTRLDLEFRGAMQSFPFDEGIVLWADDHFHRFLVLQLLEGQRRGITFENPDMLVWPPRREEFRRRFGFDPLEGLRFRSPADLERISDVIRARAQVPVSVIH; encoded by the coding sequence TTGAGCCCGAGCGACGCGCGGCTGAGTCCCTACCCGGTCGCGGCCGCGGCGCTGAGCGCCCTCGCAATTGCGGTGCTGCTGCTGCCCGGCGCGCCCGGCATGGGAGACTCGGCCGAGCTGACGATGGCACTGGCCCTCGCCGGCATCGCACATCCGACGGGCTATCCGCTCTACGTGATGGTCGGCCACCTGTTCGTCAACGCCGCCCACACGCTGGGCGCGTCGTGGGTGCTCGCCGCCAATCTGTGGAGCGCCGTCGGCGCAGCGGTCGCAGCCGGTGCATTCGCGCGCCTGGTGCAGCACGTCGCGGCGGCGTGCCAGGAAGAAACATCACGAAGCGGACGACCACCGCACTCGGCGGCGGCGTGCGCGGTGGCGATCGCGTTTCCCGTCGCGGCATTGATGCTCCATCCGGTGTGGATTCTGTCCGCGACTATCGCCGAGGTCTACAGCTGGAGCAACGCGTGCCTCCTTCTGGCCGCCGCGTTCCTGATCGGCCAGCTGCGTCAGCTCAGCGGCGCCCAGGCGTCGCACGACTGGATGAGTGCGCTGATCTGGGGTCTGCTGTGTGGGCTGTGCGGCACCCGGCACGCGACTTCGGTGCTGTTCATCGTTCCGATGTCGGTCGCGCTGGTGATCGCCAGGGCGAGGGCGAGGCGCTCGCTCGCCGCATGGGCGATGGTGGTCGTGGCGGCCGCTCTCCTGCCGCTTGCGAGCTACGGGTGGATCGCATGGCGGGCGGCCCATCCGGCGGCCTACCAGTGGCCGGTTTCACCGACGTTCGAGTCATTCCTGCTCCACGTGCGCGGCGCGAACTACGCGGGGCTTCTCGGACACTTCGCCCCGGGTCGGGAGGAATGGAGCCTGATCCGTTCGACGCTGATGCCCTGGATCGTTCCCGGCCTGCTGCTCGGATCGATTCTGACGACTCGGGTCACGGCAGGGCCCACTCGATGGGGCCTGCTCGCGTTGTTCGCCGGAGCGGTGCTGCAGCTGACTTTCATCTTCTCGTATGGCGTGCACGATTCGGGTCTCTATTTCCTTCCGGTGCTCATGGTCAGTCTGCTGGCGTCGACACCGCTGCTCCTGTGGCTCGCCCGCCGCGCCTCGATCGTGGCAGCAATCGCCGCGGCCTCGGCGGTGCTGGTCGTTCTGGCGACCACCTCGATACCCCGCGCGCTTCGCGAGCGCGAGGAGCTCACCCGACTCGATTTGGAATTCCGCGGTGCGATGCAGAGCTTTCCTTTCGATGAGGGCATCGTGCTGTGGGCGGACGATCACTTCCATCGCTTCCTGGTGCTCCAACTTCTCGAAGGACAGCGCCGCGGCATCACCTTCGAGAATCCCGACATGCTGGTATGGCCGCCTCGCCGGGAGGAGTTTCGAAGGCGGTTCGGATTCGACCCTCTGGAGGGCCTTCGCTTCCGAAGCCCGGCCGACCTGGAGCGCATTTCCGATGTCATTCGTGCCCGGGCGCAGGTGCCGGTCAGCGTGATTCACTGA